In the genome of Desulfobaccales bacterium, one region contains:
- the aspS gene encoding aspartate--tRNA ligase: protein MFDSLEGLKRTHSCNALTAADNGVEVVLMGWVQRRRDHGGLIFVDLRDREGLTQVVFSPEVNPDTHIKAGVLRDEYVIAVRGLVNLRPADMINPNLLTGEIEVLVEELRILNSSKTPPFELEDYRVDISEALRLKYRYLDLRRPSVMKNILFRHRAAQVTRQFLNGQGFIEVETPILTKSTPEGARDYLVPSRVQPGQFFALPQSPQLFKQLLMMAGLDRYYQLCRCFRDEDLRADRQPEFTQIDVEMAFITEADIMHVVEGLMVALFRELKGLDLAPPFPRLTYQECLDRFGLDRPDTRFGLELKDITDLVMDSEFRQFREVVDQGGIVKALNGPGLSKLSRKDLDGLIDLAGVYGARGLAWVKIQSDGAWQSPLSKFFPAGARAAINGRLEAQEGDLLLFVADVPLVASTAMGQVRLHLAEKESLIPEDTFNLVWVTDFPMLEYDNEAGRFSAMHHPFTAPKEEDLALLETDPGQVRARAYDLVLNGTEIGGGSIRINRRDIQQQVFQALKIGVDEAEEKFGFLLEALEYGAPPHGGVAFGFDRLVAILCGAKSIREVIAFPKTQKAACLVTKAPSPVALEQLLELGLRVEK, encoded by the coding sequence GTGTTTGATTCGCTCGAAGGGCTAAAACGCACTCATTCCTGCAACGCGCTCACTGCCGCGGACAACGGCGTGGAAGTGGTGCTCATGGGCTGGGTGCAGCGTCGGCGGGACCACGGCGGCCTCATCTTCGTGGACTTGAGGGACCGGGAAGGACTGACCCAGGTGGTCTTTAGTCCTGAGGTCAATCCCGATACCCACATCAAGGCCGGGGTGCTCCGGGATGAGTACGTCATCGCAGTGCGGGGCCTGGTGAACCTCAGGCCCGCGGACATGATCAACCCCAATCTGCTTACCGGAGAGATCGAGGTCCTGGTTGAAGAGTTACGCATCTTAAACTCCTCCAAGACCCCACCCTTCGAGCTGGAAGACTACCGGGTCGACATCTCTGAGGCCCTGCGGCTGAAGTACCGCTACCTGGACCTCAGGCGCCCCAGCGTCATGAAGAACATCCTCTTCCGGCACCGGGCCGCTCAGGTCACCCGCCAGTTTCTCAACGGCCAGGGCTTCATCGAGGTGGAGACCCCGATCCTCACCAAAAGCACCCCGGAGGGAGCCCGGGATTACCTGGTGCCCAGCCGGGTGCAGCCGGGACAGTTCTTCGCCCTGCCCCAGTCGCCCCAGCTCTTCAAGCAGCTTCTGATGATGGCCGGGCTCGACCGCTATTATCAGTTGTGCCGGTGTTTCCGGGATGAAGACTTGCGGGCCGACCGCCAGCCCGAGTTCACCCAGATCGACGTGGAGATGGCCTTCATCACCGAAGCGGACATCATGCACGTGGTGGAAGGGCTCATGGTGGCCCTGTTCCGGGAACTCAAAGGCCTGGACCTGGCGCCGCCCTTTCCCCGCCTGACCTACCAGGAATGCCTGGACCGCTTTGGGCTGGATCGTCCGGACACGCGCTTTGGGCTGGAGCTCAAGGATATCACCGACTTGGTTATGGATTCGGAGTTCCGCCAGTTCCGGGAGGTGGTGGACCAGGGCGGCATCGTCAAGGCCTTAAACGGCCCGGGGCTAAGTAAACTTTCCCGCAAGGACCTGGACGGACTCATCGACCTCGCCGGCGTCTACGGGGCCCGGGGCCTGGCCTGGGTAAAAATCCAGAGTGATGGGGCCTGGCAGTCGCCTCTGTCTAAATTTTTCCCCGCAGGGGCCAGGGCGGCCATCAACGGGCGCCTGGAAGCCCAGGAGGGCGACCTGCTCCTCTTTGTGGCGGACGTCCCACTGGTGGCTTCAACCGCCATGGGTCAGGTGCGGCTCCATCTGGCGGAGAAAGAAAGTCTCATCCCCGAAGATACCTTCAACCTGGTGTGGGTCACCGACTTCCCCATGCTGGAGTACGACAACGAGGCGGGGCGCTTTTCGGCCATGCACCACCCCTTTACGGCCCCCAAGGAAGAAGACCTGGCCCTGCTTGAGACCGACCCGGGGCAGGTCCGCGCCCGGGCCTACGACCTGGTGCTCAACGGCACTGAGATCGGCGGCGGCAGCATCCGCATCAACCGCCGGGATATCCAGCAACAGGTCTTTCAGGCACTGAAAATCGGCGTTGATGAAGCCGAGGAAAAATTTGGCTTTCTTCTGGAGGCCCTGGAATACGGCGCGCCGCCCCACGGAGGCGTGGCCTTCGGCTTCGACCGCCTGGTGGCTATCCTCTGCGGCGCCAAATCCATCCGGGAAGTCATCGCCTTTCCCAAAACCCAGAAAGCCGCCTGCCTGGTGACCAAGGCCCCGTCCCCGGTGGCCCTGGAACAACTGCTGGAGCTAGGTCTGAGAGTAGAAAAATAG
- the hisS gene encoding histidine--tRNA ligase, whose protein sequence is MIKAIRGMRDILPPDTVRWQWVESVAREVFDLYGYREIRLPLLERTELFSRSIGEETDIVAKEMYTFPDRKGDSLTLRPEATASVLRAVLENRLEKDAGVKKLYTMGPMFRYERPQKGRFRQFYQINCEAYGVDAPELDVEVILLLLHILKRLLLGEMRLLINSLGCPECQVKFKAALGLFLINREGLCDDCLRRRTTNPLRVLDCKSVHCQEILHNAPVIKDYLCPDCAAHFARVQELLDRFNVAYEVQPRLVRGLDYYTRTAFEVVALGLGAQDAVAGGGRYNGLAKELGGPDLPAIGFAIGQDRLLEVLPQDLGADQQNRVFVAALGELARDRAFTLVEELRRKNLAGEMDFDGRSLKAQMTLADRLNATYVVILGDKELETGAAQVRPMRKIAAQGGGRSPAEQEQVPFEGLVEYLLKKINSDASNL, encoded by the coding sequence ATGATCAAAGCAATTCGCGGCATGCGGGACATCCTGCCGCCGGACACCGTCCGGTGGCAGTGGGTTGAATCCGTAGCTCGCGAGGTCTTCGACCTCTACGGCTACCGCGAGATCCGTCTGCCGCTGCTGGAGCGCACCGAGCTTTTCTCCCGCTCCATCGGGGAAGAAACCGACATCGTGGCCAAGGAAATGTACACCTTCCCGGACCGCAAGGGCGATTCCCTGACGCTCCGTCCCGAAGCCACCGCCTCGGTGCTCCGGGCGGTGCTGGAAAATCGCCTGGAAAAGGACGCCGGGGTCAAGAAGCTTTATACCATGGGGCCGATGTTTCGCTACGAACGGCCTCAAAAAGGCCGCTTCCGCCAGTTTTACCAGATCAACTGCGAGGCCTACGGCGTGGACGCGCCTGAGCTGGACGTGGAAGTCATCCTGCTCCTGCTCCATATCCTCAAGCGCCTGCTCTTAGGCGAGATGCGCCTGCTCATCAATTCCCTGGGCTGCCCCGAATGCCAGGTCAAGTTCAAGGCGGCCCTGGGGCTGTTCTTGATCAACCGGGAAGGCCTCTGCGATGACTGCCTGCGCCGCCGCACCACTAACCCTTTGCGGGTGCTGGACTGCAAGAGCGTTCACTGCCAGGAGATTTTACACAACGCCCCGGTGATCAAAGATTATCTTTGCCCCGACTGCGCCGCCCACTTTGCCCGGGTGCAGGAGTTGCTGGACCGGTTCAACGTGGCCTATGAGGTCCAGCCCAGGCTGGTCCGGGGCCTGGACTACTACACCCGCACCGCCTTTGAAGTGGTGGCCTTAGGGTTGGGGGCCCAGGACGCGGTGGCCGGCGGCGGGCGCTACAACGGCCTGGCCAAGGAATTGGGCGGCCCCGACCTCCCCGCCATCGGCTTTGCCATCGGCCAGGACCGCCTCTTGGAAGTGCTGCCCCAGGATTTGGGCGCCGACCAACAAAATCGCGTCTTTGTCGCGGCCCTGGGAGAGCTCGCCCGGGATCGGGCCTTCACCCTGGTCGAAGAGTTGCGCCGGAAAAACCTGGCCGGGGAAATGGATTTCGATGGCCGGTCGCTGAAGGCCCAGATGACTCTGGCCGATCGCTTAAACGCAACTTACGTGGTCATCCTGGGAGACAAAGAACTGGAAACGGGCGCGGCCCAGGTCCGCCCCATGCGCAAAATTGCCGCCCAAGGCGGCGGCCGGTCCCCGGCCGAGCAGGAGCAAGTCCCCTTTGAGGGCCTGGTCGAATATTTGCTTAAAAAAATCAACTCCGACGCAAGTAATCTTTAA
- a CDS encoding cache domain-containing protein — protein MSRWNKDRRLLDHEHTTFWHHKLQEVEEPNLMRNIFPYTEVARIDFDYKFVVPAPPKQMLLTDTTFRDGQQARPPYTVRQIVDIFDLLHRLSGPKGIVRQSEFFLYSAKDKEAVQKCRERGYEFPEITGWIRANASDLALVQEMGLIETGILTSVSDYHIFLKLKWDRKKAMEDYLAIVKAALDMGIKPRCHMEDVTRADIYGFCVPFAIELMKLRQESGIDIKLRLCDTMGYGVPYSGAALPRSVSRLVRAMIEDAGVPGHLLEWHGHNDFHKVLVNSVTAWLYGCGAVNGALLGFGERTGNAPIEGMLMEYISLRGTTDGIETTVISEIAEYFERELHYPIPASYPFVGKNFNNTSAGIHADGLLKNEEIYNAFDTGKILNRPIRITITDKSGKAGIVHWLNTRLKLEGERAVDKNHPGVAKIFKKIMEMYEFGRCTSISDDEMENMARRYLSELFVSEFDELKQKTYKLAAHLAADLAVSDDIRSMDPARMEPILQKALDNFPFIQFMYVVNLDGRKITKNITHIVDRAKYAEMKLDEDLSNRSWFIEPIKTGKSFVSDFYTSRFTGALCITVSVPVRNDNDEIQGILGMDIRFEALAKMEQEGEI, from the coding sequence ATGTCTCGCTGGAACAAAGATCGCCGGTTATTGGACCATGAGCACACCACCTTTTGGCACCACAAATTGCAGGAGGTGGAAGAGCCCAACCTGATGCGGAACATCTTCCCGTATACCGAAGTAGCCCGCATCGACTTCGATTACAAATTCGTCGTGCCCGCGCCCCCGAAACAGATGTTGCTCACCGACACCACCTTCCGGGATGGGCAGCAGGCCCGGCCTCCCTACACGGTGCGCCAGATCGTCGATATCTTCGACCTGCTCCACCGCTTGTCGGGCCCCAAGGGCATCGTGCGCCAGAGCGAGTTTTTCCTCTACAGCGCCAAAGACAAAGAGGCCGTGCAGAAATGCCGGGAGCGGGGCTACGAGTTCCCCGAGATCACCGGCTGGATTCGGGCCAACGCCTCGGACCTGGCCCTGGTCCAGGAGATGGGTTTGATCGAGACCGGCATCCTCACCTCGGTGTCCGATTACCACATCTTCCTGAAGCTCAAATGGGACCGGAAAAAGGCCATGGAGGACTACCTGGCCATCGTCAAAGCCGCCCTGGATATGGGTATTAAGCCTCGGTGCCACATGGAAGATGTTACCCGGGCCGACATCTATGGTTTCTGCGTGCCCTTTGCCATCGAATTGATGAAACTCCGGCAAGAGTCCGGCATCGATATCAAGCTCCGCCTCTGCGACACCATGGGCTACGGCGTGCCTTACAGCGGCGCCGCTTTGCCCCGGAGCGTGTCCCGGCTGGTGCGGGCCATGATTGAAGACGCAGGGGTGCCGGGCCATCTCCTGGAGTGGCATGGCCACAACGACTTCCACAAAGTCCTGGTCAACAGCGTCACCGCCTGGCTCTACGGCTGCGGCGCGGTGAACGGCGCCCTGCTGGGGTTCGGCGAACGCACCGGCAACGCCCCCATCGAGGGCATGCTCATGGAGTATATCTCTCTGAGGGGCACCACCGACGGTATTGAAACCACCGTGATCTCGGAAATCGCCGAGTATTTCGAGCGGGAGCTGCATTATCCCATTCCGGCAAGTTATCCCTTTGTGGGGAAAAATTTCAACAACACCAGTGCCGGGATCCATGCCGACGGGCTCCTCAAAAACGAAGAAATCTACAATGCCTTCGACACCGGCAAGATCCTGAACCGTCCCATCCGGATCACCATTACCGACAAATCCGGTAAGGCCGGCATCGTCCACTGGCTCAACACCCGGCTCAAGCTGGAAGGAGAACGGGCGGTAGACAAGAACCACCCCGGAGTGGCCAAGATCTTTAAGAAGATCATGGAAATGTATGAATTCGGCCGCTGCACTTCCATCTCCGACGATGAGATGGAGAATATGGCCCGCCGCTACCTCTCCGAGCTTTTTGTCTCCGAGTTCGACGAACTCAAACAAAAGACTTACAAGCTGGCGGCCCACCTGGCGGCCGATCTGGCGGTGTCCGACGACATCCGGTCCATGGACCCGGCCCGCATGGAGCCCATCCTCCAGAAGGCCCTGGACAATTTCCCCTTCATTCAGTTCATGTACGTGGTCAACCTGGACGGTCGCAAGATTACCAAAAATATCACCCACATCGTCGACCGGGCCAAGTACGCCGAAATGAAGCTGGACGAGGATCTATCCAACCGCTCTTGGTTTATTGAACCCATCAAGACCGGCAAAAGCTTCGTCTCGGACTTCTATACTTCCCGGTTTACCGGCGCCCTGTGCATCACTGTGAGCGTGCCGGTGCGCAACGACAATGATGAAATCCAGGGCATCCTGGGCATGGACATCCGCTTCGAGGCCTTGGCCAAAATGGAGCAAGAAGGCGAGATTTAG
- a CDS encoding type II toxin-antitoxin system Phd/YefM family antitoxin has product MVKFSTAEAREKLGQIIDKAAVDKERIILTRRGKELAALVPMEDMRFLEELEDRLDLEEARAALAEAKADPERPIPWERLKAELGL; this is encoded by the coding sequence ATGGTAAAGTTTTCTACTGCGGAAGCCAGAGAAAAATTGGGCCAGATTATTGACAAGGCCGCAGTCGACAAAGAGAGAATCATCCTTACCCGCCGGGGCAAGGAATTGGCAGCCCTGGTCCCCATGGAAGATATGAGATTTCTCGAAGAACTGGAAGATCGCTTGGACTTGGAAGAAGCCCGGGCCGCTTTGGCAGAAGCCAAAGCTGACCCCGAACGCCCGATTCCCTGGGAAAGGCTCAAGGCCGAACTGGGCCTGTAA